In Paracoccus sp. TOH, a single window of DNA contains:
- a CDS encoding sigma-54 dependent transcriptional regulator: MQAGSDPRPGPQGAFGEALAQTTILVVEDEPGMRNFLERILAPKCRAVHLAANAAEASALMAETDFDLVILDNLMEGQRGVDWLSDQRRLGFFPPAILMTAYADMETAIQALQAGASDFLLKPFRTNQLLNGIGRCLEGERLRRENLVLRQELRNSVDQDRLRSELIGSSPAIEAVRQVIARVAATPSSVLITGASGTGKEVAARMIHALSDRAGRAFVPVNCAAIPQDMLETELFGHIRGAFPGAEQNREGLFMSARGGTLFLDEIAELSVGLQAKLLRAIEDRRIRPLGSEREISVDVRLIFAANADLDKAVAEGRLRADLLYRINVLHIAMPTLVERGPDLFDLAHLFMDILSRQFGTRPVPIGAEVRANLATYDWPGNVRELRNVVERALILGRFPPLTAQLGRRDGQTLAEIERRAILGTLAALDGDREAAAARLGISRKTIDRRLADWNG; this comes from the coding sequence ATGCAGGCAGGGAGCGATCCAAGGCCCGGACCGCAAGGCGCGTTCGGCGAGGCGCTGGCCCAGACCACGATCCTGGTGGTCGAGGACGAGCCGGGCATGCGGAATTTCCTCGAGCGCATCCTGGCCCCGAAATGCCGTGCCGTGCACCTGGCCGCCAATGCTGCCGAAGCCAGCGCCCTGATGGCCGAGACCGATTTCGACCTGGTCATCCTGGACAATCTGATGGAGGGCCAGCGCGGCGTCGACTGGCTTTCCGACCAGCGGCGGCTGGGCTTCTTTCCGCCCGCCATCCTGATGACCGCCTATGCCGACATGGAAACCGCCATCCAGGCCCTGCAGGCCGGGGCCTCGGACTTCCTGCTGAAGCCGTTTCGCACCAACCAGTTGCTGAACGGCATCGGCCGCTGCCTGGAGGGCGAGAGGTTGCGGCGGGAAAACCTGGTGCTGCGCCAGGAGCTGCGCAACAGCGTCGACCAGGACCGGCTGCGCAGCGAGCTGATCGGCAGTTCTCCGGCCATCGAGGCCGTGCGGCAGGTGATCGCCCGGGTCGCCGCCACGCCCTCGTCGGTGCTGATCACCGGGGCGTCGGGCACCGGCAAGGAGGTGGCGGCGCGGATGATCCATGCCCTGTCGGACCGCGCCGGCCGCGCTTTCGTGCCGGTCAATTGCGCCGCCATCCCGCAGGACATGCTGGAGACCGAATTGTTCGGCCATATCCGCGGCGCCTTTCCCGGCGCCGAGCAGAACCGCGAGGGCCTGTTCATGTCAGCGCGCGGCGGCACGCTGTTCCTGGACGAGATCGCCGAGCTTTCAGTCGGGCTTCAGGCCAAACTTCTGCGCGCCATCGAGGATCGCCGCATCCGGCCGTTGGGGTCCGAACGCGAGATCTCGGTGGATGTGCGGCTGATCTTTGCCGCCAATGCCGATCTCGACAAGGCGGTGGCCGAGGGGCGGCTGCGGGCCGACCTGCTCTATCGCATCAACGTGCTGCACATCGCCATGCCGACGCTGGTCGAGCGCGGCCCGGATCTGTTCGATCTGGCCCATCTGTTCATGGACATCCTGTCCCGGCAGTTCGGCACGCGGCCCGTGCCGATCGGCGCCGAGGTGCGGGCGAACCTGGCCACCTATGACTGGCCCGGCAATGTGCGCGAACTGCGCAACGTGGTCGAGCGTGCGCTGATCCTGGGCCGCTTCCCGCCGCTGACCGCCCAGCTTGGCCGCCGCGACGGCCAGACCCTGGCCGAGATCGAACGGCGGGCGATTCTGGGCACGCTGGCGGCACTGGACGGCGACCGCGAGGCGGCCGCGGCGCGGCTGGGCATCTCGCGCAAGACCATCGACCGGCGGCTGGCGGACTGGAATGGCTGA
- a CDS encoding OFA family MFS transporter — protein MTDLQESWTGDGASAGLLSRERTIAKPGFNRWLVPPAALAVHLCIGMAYGFSVFWLPLSRAIGVTEPVVCEGMGLATALFTTSCDWRVADLGWIYTLFFVLLGSSAAIWGGWLETAGPRKAGVVAACCWCGGMVLAGLGVMTHQLWLMWIGSGFIGGIGLGLGYISPVSTLIKWFPDRRGLATGMAIMGFGGGAMIGAPLADRLMNHFQTPTDIGVWQTFLTLAAVYFVFMLAGAFGYRVPPNGWKPTGFQPKVSAKQAAMITHHHVHLRDAHKTRQFWLIWLVLCLNVSAGIGVIGMASPMLQEIFAGRLLGLPELGFTDLDAGQKAAIAAIAAGFAGLLSLFNIGGRICWASASDKFGRKNTYFIFFILGIALYILAPSVAHSGNQVLFVAMVCIIISMYGGGFSTVPAYLADVFGTQFVGAIHGRLLTAWATAGIVGPVVVNYLREAQIAAGVPRAQVYDYTMYTLAGFLALGLLCNALVRPLDEKWFMKPEEVAALQAGGKGAAPVEEGSFGIGRGRFDLPALLAWAAVGIPLAWGVWMTARKTVALFG, from the coding sequence ATGACGGATCTTCAGGAAAGCTGGACAGGAGACGGCGCTTCCGCCGGCCTGCTGTCCCGAGAGCGCACCATCGCCAAACCCGGCTTCAACCGCTGGCTGGTCCCACCGGCGGCATTGGCCGTGCATCTGTGCATCGGCATGGCCTATGGCTTCTCGGTGTTCTGGCTGCCGCTGTCGCGCGCCATCGGCGTCACCGAGCCGGTGGTCTGCGAGGGGATGGGCCTCGCCACGGCGCTGTTCACCACCAGTTGCGACTGGCGGGTGGCCGATCTGGGCTGGATCTACACGCTGTTCTTCGTGCTGCTGGGCTCCTCGGCCGCGATCTGGGGCGGCTGGCTCGAGACGGCCGGGCCGCGCAAGGCCGGCGTGGTGGCGGCCTGCTGCTGGTGCGGCGGCATGGTGCTGGCCGGCCTGGGGGTGATGACGCATCAGCTTTGGCTGATGTGGATTGGCTCGGGCTTCATCGGCGGCATCGGGCTGGGGCTTGGCTACATCTCGCCGGTTTCGACGCTGATCAAGTGGTTTCCCGACCGGCGCGGGCTGGCGACCGGCATGGCCATCATGGGCTTCGGCGGCGGGGCGATGATCGGCGCCCCCTTGGCCGATCGGCTGATGAACCATTTCCAGACCCCGACCGATATCGGCGTCTGGCAGACCTTCCTGACGCTGGCGGCGGTGTATTTCGTCTTCATGCTGGCCGGCGCCTTCGGCTATCGCGTGCCGCCGAACGGCTGGAAACCCACCGGCTTCCAGCCCAAGGTCTCGGCCAAGCAGGCGGCGATGATCACCCATCACCACGTGCATCTGCGGGATGCCCACAAGACCCGGCAGTTCTGGCTGATCTGGCTGGTGCTGTGCCTGAACGTCTCGGCCGGGATCGGGGTGATCGGCATGGCCTCGCCGATGCTGCAGGAGATCTTCGCCGGCCGGTTGCTGGGCCTGCCCGAGCTGGGCTTCACCGACCTGGATGCCGGGCAGAAGGCCGCCATCGCCGCCATCGCCGCCGGGTTCGCCGGCCTTCTGTCGCTGTTCAACATCGGCGGCCGGATCTGCTGGGCCTCGGCCTCGGACAAATTCGGGCGCAAGAACACCTATTTCATCTTCTTCATCCTGGGCATTGCGCTTTACATCCTGGCGCCCAGCGTGGCGCATTCCGGCAACCAGGTGCTGTTCGTGGCGATGGTCTGCATCATCATCTCGATGTATGGCGGCGGGTTCTCGACGGTGCCGGCCTATCTGGCGGATGTGTTCGGCACGCAGTTCGTCGGCGCCATCCATGGCCGGCTGCTGACCGCCTGGGCGACGGCCGGGATCGTCGGCCCGGTGGTGGTGAACTATCTGCGCGAGGCGCAGATCGCCGCCGGCGTGCCGCGCGCCCAGGTCTATGACTACACGATGTACACGCTTGCCGGGTTCCTGGCGCTGGGGCTGCTCTGCAATGCGCTGGTTCGGCCGCTGGACGAGAAATGGTTCATGAAGCCCGAGGAAGTCGCCGCCTTGCAGGCCGGCGGCAAGGGTGCCGCGCCGGTCGAGGAGGGTTCCTTCGGCATCGGCCGCGGCCGCTTCGACCTGCCGGCGCTGCTGGCCTGGGCCGCGGTGGGCATCCCGCTGGCCTGGGG